The proteins below come from a single Gimesia alba genomic window:
- a CDS encoding AAA family ATPase: MLKSLELFGFKSFADRTIFEFSDGITCVVGPNGSGKSNVVDGIKWVLGDQSPKSLRGKDMTDVIFNGSQGRKPNAYAEATLTFNNKEGFLDIDADEVHIGRRLWKNGDSEYLLNRNPVRLKDIRDLFMGTGAATSAYSIIEQGRVDQILQANAATRRVVFEEASGISRYKSRKVDAERKLERVGQNILRLTDIVDEVEAQLNSTRSQASKAAKYREASTELRKLWMGMAADDWRHLTSQLASLQATIGQYQQRIDELNNEYQTYEEKLSAIDSEVAEFDDQLRSVEKKLASHREGIAGNQTAIEHQLERKHEFEAEIIRLRKQRILMAKRTSEIQQDLQAVENEKVSSESEFQLQREKLEETRSRIAIVTEELNAANAQIQQKQQQVHDLNKESLALDNRLFSIQTQLETYHNSTDKANEKRLQLEARGEEAESALAKCEAQFELAGEKVAAFAQSLSDVDEKQQNLLSEQDQKTQLLSDLREKRSAYQARKSVLEDLERRQEGISIGVKEILNRAQTSNYSPWNTIIGSVADLLDVDLEQAALLEVALGNRSQLLVIREFDPLYQFLKEGKYSISGRVGFITRPHNQTENDQTMSAVNGFSVDGETARTESFSAEQNEDSLDLSAERGVIYRADKLVKPTPENQALAELLLADTWIVDSLETAVNLSRTTGQQCRFVTLQGELIEENQSVFVGAIGGESAIFTRKSELRKLKNDLIRIDRTLNENESALEKLDALLSTVDEERSVCQEQMQIASEALSTEKAAKVAAEHKREQLNEELATVRNDLQDLELHAQKLQTESATVLVEKQETETRLEALQSEIEQDESILLNKQCEVQEMKEQQNARQLELATHEERLTGLTQRFGRLKLEFEQREQQQEESSRRYELSLEKNSQIKLHILNTRAVLDEQFLIQETFLEQARSLAAVRDEKRQLKKQLSAEEAALRKERRELGEKKHEEEFKTRDIEHQISTLAERIEEEYQLSLEEIVSTGESILKQYLEEQAEAEQEQSEAEVQAELTAEESETVSEDLGLLSEDNSEPVEIELVENEDADQTEPGFNATLYLEIRPEIEAQVNRLRRKIKMMGSVNSDSLNDLDELECRFEYMKSQLDDLNEAKSSLEEIIRRINAESKRLFYDTFEVIRGHFQEIFRKLFGGGEADIILEDPDDVLECGIEIVARPPGKELRGLTLLSGGEKTLTAVALLMSIFRSRPSPFCILDEVDAALDEANVERYAGLIDDFKETTQFIMITHNKRSMTVGNVLYGVTMEQSGVSKRMSVRFDDISEDGNFKQSASADESDSSSEAA, encoded by the coding sequence ATGCTGAAATCATTGGAACTGTTCGGCTTTAAGAGTTTTGCCGACCGGACCATCTTTGAATTTTCGGATGGCATCACTTGCGTTGTCGGGCCCAACGGAAGTGGTAAGAGTAATGTCGTGGACGGTATCAAATGGGTGTTGGGAGACCAGAGCCCGAAGAGCCTGCGCGGCAAAGACATGACCGATGTGATCTTCAACGGTTCGCAGGGACGCAAGCCAAACGCTTACGCCGAAGCCACGCTGACGTTTAATAACAAAGAAGGCTTTCTGGATATTGACGCCGATGAAGTACACATCGGCCGTCGCTTGTGGAAGAACGGCGATTCCGAATATCTGTTGAATCGGAATCCAGTTCGCCTCAAAGATATCCGCGATCTGTTCATGGGGACGGGGGCGGCGACCTCGGCTTACAGTATTATCGAGCAGGGACGCGTTGATCAGATTCTGCAGGCCAATGCCGCGACACGTCGCGTCGTCTTTGAAGAAGCGTCGGGAATCAGCCGTTATAAATCGAGAAAAGTCGACGCCGAACGGAAACTGGAGCGGGTCGGACAGAATATTCTCAGACTGACTGATATTGTTGATGAAGTCGAAGCACAGTTGAACTCAACGCGCAGTCAGGCTTCGAAAGCAGCGAAATATCGTGAAGCTTCGACCGAACTTCGCAAATTGTGGATGGGAATGGCCGCGGATGACTGGCGGCATCTGACTTCTCAGCTCGCCTCTCTACAGGCAACCATCGGCCAGTATCAACAGCGGATTGACGAGTTGAACAACGAGTATCAGACGTACGAAGAAAAGTTGTCTGCCATTGATTCCGAGGTCGCGGAGTTTGATGACCAGCTGCGGTCGGTTGAGAAAAAACTGGCATCGCATCGGGAAGGCATCGCCGGCAATCAGACCGCGATCGAACATCAGCTTGAACGAAAACACGAATTTGAAGCTGAGATCATTCGTTTGCGCAAGCAGCGAATTCTGATGGCGAAGCGCACATCGGAAATCCAGCAGGATTTGCAAGCGGTTGAGAATGAAAAAGTCAGTTCCGAGTCCGAGTTTCAACTGCAACGTGAAAAACTGGAAGAAACGCGTTCGCGGATTGCGATCGTCACGGAAGAACTGAACGCGGCGAATGCACAAATTCAACAAAAACAGCAGCAGGTGCATGACTTGAATAAGGAGTCTCTGGCGCTGGATAATCGGCTGTTTTCGATTCAAACGCAGCTGGAGACATATCACAATTCAACAGACAAAGCGAACGAAAAACGTCTGCAACTGGAAGCCCGGGGCGAGGAAGCTGAGTCTGCCCTGGCGAAATGCGAAGCCCAATTCGAATTAGCGGGCGAGAAAGTCGCTGCGTTTGCACAAAGTCTGTCAGATGTGGATGAAAAACAGCAGAATCTTCTCAGCGAACAGGACCAGAAGACACAACTACTGTCTGACCTGCGAGAAAAGCGGAGTGCCTATCAGGCTCGCAAAAGTGTGCTGGAAGATCTGGAACGACGCCAGGAAGGCATCAGTATCGGCGTCAAGGAAATCTTGAATCGCGCGCAGACGTCAAACTATTCTCCCTGGAATACCATTATCGGGAGCGTGGCTGACCTGCTGGATGTGGACCTGGAGCAGGCGGCACTTCTGGAAGTTGCTTTGGGAAATCGTTCGCAATTATTAGTGATACGCGAATTTGATCCGCTGTATCAGTTCTTGAAAGAAGGTAAGTATTCGATTTCAGGACGCGTCGGTTTTATTACACGGCCCCACAACCAGACGGAAAATGATCAGACAATGTCTGCAGTGAACGGCTTCTCTGTGGATGGCGAGACGGCGCGTACAGAATCATTTTCGGCAGAACAAAACGAAGATTCACTGGATTTATCGGCCGAGCGCGGGGTGATTTACCGGGCTGACAAGTTAGTCAAGCCGACGCCTGAAAATCAGGCACTGGCAGAACTGCTGCTGGCGGATACCTGGATTGTAGATTCCCTGGAAACCGCCGTGAATTTGTCTCGAACCACAGGACAGCAATGCCGTTTTGTCACACTACAGGGAGAGCTGATTGAAGAAAATCAGTCGGTGTTTGTAGGGGCAATCGGCGGAGAGTCTGCGATTTTCACGCGGAAGAGCGAATTGCGAAAGCTGAAAAATGATCTGATCAGAATCGATCGGACCTTAAACGAGAATGAATCCGCGCTGGAAAAACTGGATGCCTTGTTATCAACGGTCGATGAAGAACGGAGCGTCTGCCAGGAGCAGATGCAAATTGCCTCCGAAGCACTCTCTACAGAGAAGGCTGCCAAGGTTGCCGCAGAGCATAAACGGGAGCAGTTAAACGAAGAATTAGCAACCGTCAGAAACGACCTGCAGGATCTGGAGCTGCACGCTCAGAAATTGCAGACCGAATCGGCGACAGTATTAGTGGAGAAACAGGAGACAGAAACCAGACTGGAAGCGCTGCAGTCAGAGATTGAGCAGGACGAATCGATCTTGCTCAACAAGCAGTGCGAAGTGCAGGAAATGAAAGAGCAGCAAAACGCCCGCCAGTTGGAACTGGCGACGCACGAAGAGCGTTTAACCGGCCTGACACAGCGTTTTGGCCGGTTGAAGCTGGAATTCGAACAGCGCGAGCAGCAGCAGGAAGAATCGAGTCGGCGTTATGAATTATCGCTGGAAAAAAATTCGCAGATCAAGCTGCACATCTTAAATACACGCGCTGTGCTGGACGAACAGTTTTTGATTCAGGAGACATTTCTGGAGCAAGCCAGAAGCCTGGCAGCCGTGCGTGACGAAAAACGGCAACTCAAAAAACAGTTGAGTGCCGAAGAAGCGGCGCTGCGGAAAGAACGCCGCGAACTGGGGGAAAAAAAACACGAAGAAGAATTCAAAACGCGCGATATCGAGCATCAGATCAGCACACTGGCTGAACGTATTGAGGAAGAGTATCAACTCTCGCTGGAGGAAATTGTCTCCACAGGAGAATCGATTCTGAAACAATACCTCGAGGAACAGGCCGAGGCGGAACAGGAGCAGAGTGAAGCGGAAGTCCAGGCTGAATTGACAGCAGAAGAAAGCGAAACAGTCTCAGAGGATCTTGGATTACTTTCGGAAGACAATTCGGAGCCGGTTGAAATTGAACTGGTTGAAAATGAAGATGCGGACCAGACGGAACCTGGTTTTAATGCCACGCTCTATCTTGAGATTCGCCCCGAGATTGAAGCGCAGGTAAATCGACTGCGACGAAAAATCAAAATGATGGGCAGCGTCAATTCTGACAGTCTGAACGACCTGGATGAGTTGGAATGCCGCTTCGAATATATGAAATCGCAACTGGATGACCTGAACGAAGCGAAATCTTCTCTGGAAGAAATCATTCGCCGCATCAATGCCGAGAGCAAGCGATTATTCTACGATACGTTTGAAGTGATCCGCGGTCATTTTCAGGAAATCTTTCGAAAGCTGTTTGGAGGCGGTGAAGCGGATATTATTCTGGAGGATCCGGATGATGTTCTGGAATGTGGAATTGAAATCGTGGCCCGTCCTCCTGGAAAAGAGTTGCGCGGTTTAACCCTGTTGAGTGGTGGCGAAAAAACCTTAACCGCGGTGGCGCTCTTGATGTCGATCTTCCGCAGCCGGCCCAGCCCGTTCTGTATTCTGGACGAAGTTGATGCGGCGCTGGACGAAGCGAATGTCGAACGTTATGCCGGGCTGATTGATGATTTCAAAGAAACGACACAGTTCATTATGATCACGCATAATAAGCGTTCGATGACTGTCGGAAATGTGTTGTATGGCGTTACAATGGAGCAGTCAGGAGTTTCGAAACGGATGTCGGTGCGGTTTGATGACATCAGCGAAGACGGAAACTTCAAACAGTCGGCGTCTGCCGATGAGTCGGACAGCTCTTCCGAAGCCGCTTAG
- the moaC gene encoding cyclic pyranopterin monophosphate synthase MoaC produces the protein MSDLTHFDEEGASRMVDVGGKEITARLAVAESFVTMKAETRKLILDRAISKGDVLEIARIAGIMATKKTSELIPLCHPLSINSVRLDFEPLDETRFRIEATVKVDGKTGVEMEALTAVSVAALTIYDMCKAVDRGMSLGPTQLVEKSGGKSGHYLRKSD, from the coding sequence ATGTCTGATTTGACCCATTTTGATGAAGAAGGCGCCAGCCGCATGGTGGATGTGGGGGGCAAAGAAATCACTGCGCGACTGGCGGTTGCGGAGTCCTTTGTCACGATGAAAGCGGAAACCCGCAAGCTGATTCTGGATCGTGCGATCTCGAAAGGGGATGTGCTGGAAATCGCCCGGATTGCCGGCATCATGGCAACAAAAAAAACATCCGAATTGATTCCCCTGTGTCATCCACTCAGTATTAATAGTGTGCGTCTCGATTTTGAACCGCTGGATGAAACGAGATTTCGAATCGAAGCCACAGTCAAAGTCGATGGCAAGACCGGCGTGGAGATGGAAGCGCTGACCGCTGTCAGTGTGGCTGCCTTGACGATTTATGATATGTGTAAAGCCGTCGATCGGGGAATGAGTCTGGGTCCCACTCAGCTCGTCGAAAAATCAGGCGGAAAAAGCGGGCATTATCTCAGAAAATCAGACTGA
- a CDS encoding CNNM domain-containing protein codes for MMIAFIDSVAIWFPGSLALFALICASGFFSGSETAIFYLSRGELRQFSKGKPSEQIVAALAADADRLLTAVLFWNLLINLSYFAVAGVIAKKLADAGMTAGAGFFTVGSLLAIILFGEVLPKSLSIVFRRKIAIMVSWPLAVSVRVLDPVIPLLQNISRMMRRTFWPQIQKESYLHSEDLERAVDASGASEEVIRHERQILHNILDLSEMLVEEAMRPRGTYLTFNMPLKLEDLTKITPNTDYIILRKRENDSDEIDRIISLTELSSFSEKTLNQKSKRVIHVPWCANLSDVFSRFQLEDCQFASVVDEYGETIGIVSHDDIIDTILSPEPSRAKRILRREPVREVEPGVYHVEGITTLRYLCRKLQQDYEIADDGLLTVSGMFHEKLEHIPEVGDVCDWQGFQLKVIEVRKLGHLIAELRKMEPTDEVPADEE; via the coding sequence ATGATGATCGCATTTATTGATTCCGTCGCAATTTGGTTTCCAGGATCACTGGCGTTATTCGCTTTGATTTGTGCTTCCGGTTTCTTTTCAGGGAGCGAGACGGCCATCTTTTATCTTTCGCGGGGAGAGCTCCGGCAGTTCAGTAAAGGCAAACCCAGCGAACAAATTGTGGCGGCACTGGCCGCGGATGCAGACCGGTTACTGACGGCGGTTCTGTTCTGGAACCTGTTAATCAATCTGTCTTATTTCGCAGTCGCAGGGGTGATCGCCAAAAAGTTGGCCGATGCCGGGATGACCGCGGGCGCCGGCTTTTTTACCGTTGGGAGCCTGCTGGCGATTATCCTGTTCGGCGAAGTGCTCCCGAAGAGTCTCTCGATTGTCTTCCGTCGAAAAATTGCAATCATGGTGAGTTGGCCGCTGGCGGTTTCGGTGCGGGTTCTGGATCCGGTGATTCCGTTGCTGCAAAATATCAGTCGCATGATGCGGCGGACATTCTGGCCGCAGATTCAGAAAGAATCGTATTTGCATTCGGAAGACCTCGAACGGGCCGTGGATGCGTCGGGTGCCAGTGAAGAGGTAATTCGTCACGAACGACAGATTCTGCATAACATTCTGGATCTTTCCGAAATGCTGGTGGAAGAGGCAATGCGTCCCCGGGGGACCTATCTCACGTTTAATATGCCTTTAAAGCTGGAAGATCTGACGAAAATTACCCCGAATACTGATTACATCATCTTGCGTAAACGTGAGAACGATTCAGATGAAATCGACCGGATTATCTCGCTGACGGAATTATCTTCGTTTTCCGAAAAAACGTTGAATCAAAAATCGAAGCGGGTGATTCATGTTCCCTGGTGTGCGAATCTGTCTGATGTCTTTTCCCGATTCCAGCTGGAAGACTGCCAGTTTGCTTCTGTGGTGGATGAATATGGTGAGACGATCGGCATTGTCTCGCACGATGATATCATTGATACCATCCTTTCGCCTGAACCAAGCCGGGCCAAACGCATCTTGCGACGGGAGCCGGTTCGCGAAGTGGAACCCGGCGTCTATCATGTCGAGGGGATCACAACGCTCCGCTATCTGTGCCGCAAATTGCAGCAGGATTATGAAATTGCAGATGACGGCTTATTAACGGTCTCCGGGATGTTCCATGAAAAGCTGGAACACATTCCTGAAGTGGGGGACGTCTGCGACTGGCAGGGCTTTCAGTTGAAAGTCATCGAAGTTCGCAAGCTGGGGCACTTGATTGCAGAGCTTCGCAAGATGGAGCCGACGGACGAAGTGCCGGCCGATGAAGAGTAA
- a CDS encoding ABC transporter permease subunit, whose product MFSNPIFIREALTSPRQIRHYLIRSGYVAAIFILIFTAGQTILGTQQIQTTTIGEFARLGNLIFQMIAFLQLLLVLFFTLLFSAGSIAQEKDRGTLILLLMTELKDRELVSGKTQSSLLVVYVLLAASIPVFVFLYLLGGIELSQILWMELLCLMTVFATGSWAGLVAFWREKTFQTLAISVLGMVVFLGVVELIVSLLGAQSAVRPWIAGLDPFRTLYEILNPLSLNTGLQPVSISAWPSLISLFVLGIALKAYTVLRLRVWNPSRSVYKATPKEENEEEVITKEQARTIWPNPVIWREIMTKAYGRKIFVIKLAYFLLAGFTLWAAVTSDAVAEGTLYLGVIPPQGLAFAGIAWLSLVLANTQAVTSITSEKDSKTLELLLVTDISAREFVLGKLGGIFYNSKEVILIPILILLYLVSQGVFSTEGFLCALIGFIALMIFAVVLGLHMGLTYDNSRSAIGGSLGTMFFLFIGIGIFMILLVQARSSFALQLQSFLVFIVVGSAALHSALTHRNPSRALAISAWLLPFLTFYAITSFLLGGTLGVLITILFAYGLPVLAMYIPAVSEFDVALGKTTFDKG is encoded by the coding sequence TTGTTTAGCAATCCAATATTCATTCGGGAAGCATTGACTTCACCCCGCCAGATTCGCCACTACCTGATTCGTTCCGGTTATGTTGCTGCGATCTTTATTTTGATCTTCACCGCCGGCCAAACGATTCTGGGGACTCAACAGATCCAGACCACCACGATCGGAGAATTTGCCCGTCTGGGGAATCTGATCTTTCAGATGATTGCCTTCCTGCAACTGCTGCTGGTCCTGTTTTTTACGCTTTTGTTTTCCGCGGGCAGTATCGCTCAGGAAAAAGACCGCGGTACTTTGATCCTGCTCTTAATGACCGAGCTCAAAGACCGTGAGTTGGTCAGCGGCAAAACCCAGTCCAGTCTGCTGGTGGTTTACGTGCTGCTGGCTGCTTCGATTCCGGTGTTTGTATTTCTCTACCTGCTGGGGGGAATTGAATTATCCCAGATTCTCTGGATGGAACTTTTATGTCTGATGACTGTTTTTGCGACGGGGAGCTGGGCTGGTCTGGTGGCATTCTGGCGCGAAAAAACATTTCAGACGCTGGCGATCAGTGTATTGGGAATGGTGGTTTTTCTGGGAGTGGTCGAGCTGATCGTGAGTCTGCTGGGAGCACAGTCAGCGGTGCGGCCCTGGATTGCAGGCCTGGACCCGTTTCGTACCTTGTATGAAATCTTAAACCCGCTCTCATTGAATACGGGATTGCAACCCGTTTCAATCAGCGCCTGGCCTTCCTTGATCAGTCTGTTTGTGCTGGGGATCGCTCTCAAAGCGTATACGGTTCTCAGACTGCGGGTCTGGAATCCCTCACGCTCTGTCTATAAAGCGACGCCCAAGGAAGAAAACGAAGAAGAAGTCATCACGAAAGAGCAGGCGCGAACCATCTGGCCCAATCCTGTGATCTGGCGCGAGATCATGACCAAGGCTTACGGGCGAAAGATCTTTGTGATCAAGCTGGCCTATTTTCTGCTGGCCGGTTTCACGCTTTGGGCCGCCGTCACGTCGGACGCGGTCGCTGAAGGGACATTGTATTTAGGCGTGATTCCTCCCCAGGGGCTGGCTTTTGCAGGGATTGCCTGGCTGAGCCTGGTGCTGGCAAACACGCAGGCCGTGACGTCCATCACATCAGAAAAAGACAGCAAAACGCTGGAACTGTTATTAGTAACCGATATTTCTGCCAGGGAATTTGTACTCGGAAAATTAGGGGGCATTTTCTATAACAGTAAAGAAGTGATTTTGATCCCGATTTTGATTCTGTTGTATCTGGTCAGCCAGGGCGTTTTTTCCACAGAAGGCTTTCTCTGTGCTCTGATTGGTTTCATCGCCCTGATGATATTTGCCGTCGTGCTAGGTCTGCATATGGGGCTGACCTATGACAATAGCCGTTCGGCGATCGGAGGCAGTTTGGGCACGATGTTTTTCCTGTTTATCGGGATTGGCATTTTCATGATTCTGCTGGTGCAGGCACGATCTTCATTTGCACTCCAACTGCAAAGCTTTCTGGTGTTTATCGTCGTGGGGAGTGCGGCCCTGCATTCGGCTTTGACGCATCGTAATCCCTCGCGGGCGCTGGCGATTTCGGCCTGGTTACTCCCGTTTCTGACCTTTTATGCGATTACATCGTTTTTACTGGGAGGAACTCTGGGAGTTTTGATTACGATTCTGTTTGCGTATGGGCTTCCTGTGCTTGCTATGTATATTCCGGCAGTATCCGAGTTTGATGTTGCTCTGGGAAAAACCACTTTTGATAAAGGATAG
- a CDS encoding flagellar basal body P-ring protein FlgI produces the protein MKSSVNLLIVVIMLTAGFTGCQKLNLNPQNWLNPASLRSQSPDEDETSLADEFETDVKVETPFIGEYTQITGKNLIALQGVGLVTGLNGTGGNPPPSVHREALLREMRRRNVKNPNHILRSPSTALVIVKAYLPPLIRKGETFDVEVYLPGNSEATSLEGGWLMESPLAEQAMIQGRGLLKGHILAKARGSILIPPMSEEDRKKGTAGILRRGRILSGGISKAEDRDLALYLRNDFKSIRNAQRIANRIGGRFHHFDKYGIEEPLAEAKTDKKVVLKLKPRYKHNDSRYLQVVRNIAFRETDVAQRVRMQKLTEEIMMPEKAERAAIQLEAIGKKSIPILKAALKSPLLEVRFHAAVALAYLDDGSGLKALAEAAREEPAFRVYALAAMSAIDEPEAHMYLRDLMSMTSAETRYGAFRALWTLDKNDPFIRGEDMNGQFLLHVLETELETVADHDPDAKEGNPKNGGPMIHITHRKHPEVVLFGSKQEFRVPIAVRAGKVLITGAPGTEEITVSKYEVGEPDQRKRVPKNIAVVIRTAVEMGASYPDIAQMILQANQQGNIDGQVEIDALPEGGRMYYRPTEEDALMALKSGSMKSNKPKRKKGARIGNQNVVPNIFHSGAPQEKTSKKSKYDLDEDENGKASLADYRKSKSSDDDDDDKFIKQTTFQSLFRYFRK, from the coding sequence GTGAAGAGCTCAGTCAATTTATTAATCGTCGTAATCATGCTGACAGCCGGTTTTACGGGGTGTCAGAAACTGAATTTGAACCCACAGAACTGGTTGAATCCGGCCAGTCTGCGTTCTCAAAGTCCGGACGAAGACGAAACGTCGCTGGCTGATGAATTTGAAACAGACGTGAAAGTAGAGACTCCCTTCATTGGAGAATACACGCAAATCACGGGGAAAAATCTGATCGCACTGCAAGGAGTGGGACTGGTGACCGGCTTAAACGGGACGGGTGGAAATCCGCCGCCTTCGGTGCACCGTGAAGCATTACTTCGCGAGATGCGCCGCCGCAATGTGAAAAATCCGAACCATATTTTACGCAGTCCCTCCACAGCACTGGTGATTGTAAAAGCCTATCTGCCACCGCTGATTCGCAAAGGCGAAACATTCGACGTGGAAGTCTATCTGCCCGGAAACAGTGAAGCGACCAGTCTGGAAGGGGGCTGGTTAATGGAATCCCCCCTGGCTGAACAGGCGATGATTCAGGGACGTGGCCTATTGAAAGGTCATATCCTGGCCAAGGCACGCGGGTCGATTCTGATCCCGCCGATGTCGGAAGAAGATCGTAAAAAAGGGACCGCAGGCATTCTGCGCCGTGGACGGATTCTGTCTGGTGGAATTTCCAAAGCGGAAGACCGTGATCTGGCGTTGTATCTGCGTAATGATTTCAAGAGTATTCGAAATGCACAACGTATTGCCAATCGAATTGGCGGCCGCTTCCATCACTTTGATAAATACGGAATCGAAGAACCATTGGCAGAAGCCAAGACCGATAAGAAAGTCGTGTTAAAGCTGAAGCCGCGGTATAAGCATAACGATTCACGCTACCTGCAGGTGGTCCGAAATATTGCCTTCCGGGAGACCGATGTGGCGCAACGTGTGCGGATGCAGAAGCTGACCGAGGAAATTATGATGCCTGAGAAAGCCGAGCGTGCTGCGATTCAGCTGGAAGCGATCGGTAAAAAATCGATTCCGATTCTGAAAGCGGCTCTGAAGAGCCCGCTGTTGGAAGTTCGTTTTCATGCGGCTGTCGCGCTGGCTTATCTGGATGACGGATCGGGCCTCAAGGCGCTGGCAGAAGCGGCTCGCGAAGAACCGGCGTTCCGTGTCTATGCACTGGCGGCGATGTCGGCCATTGATGAGCCTGAAGCACACATGTATCTACGCGATTTGATGAGTATGACCAGTGCCGAAACCCGCTATGGTGCATTTCGCGCTCTCTGGACTCTGGATAAAAACGATCCGTTTATTCGCGGCGAAGATATGAACGGGCAGTTCCTGCTGCACGTTCTGGAGACCGAACTGGAAACGGTTGCCGATCATGATCCTGATGCCAAAGAGGGGAACCCGAAAAATGGGGGACCTATGATTCATATTACCCACCGTAAGCATCCGGAAGTAGTTCTGTTCGGTTCGAAACAGGAGTTTCGTGTGCCGATTGCCGTGCGGGCTGGAAAAGTCTTAATCACCGGTGCACCGGGTACCGAAGAAATTACCGTCAGTAAATACGAGGTTGGCGAACCGGATCAGCGGAAGCGAGTTCCCAAAAATATTGCCGTCGTGATTCGAACGGCGGTCGAGATGGGTGCCAGTTATCCTGATATTGCCCAAATGATATTACAGGCAAATCAACAGGGTAATATTGACGGCCAGGTTGAAATCGATGCATTACCCGAAGGGGGCCGCATGTACTATCGGCCTACCGAGGAAGATGCTTTGATGGCTCTGAAATCGGGATCTATGAAATCCAACAAGCCTAAGCGGAAGAAGGGGGCTCGTATCGGAAATCAGAATGTGGTTCCGAATATTTTCCACTCGGGAGCACCTCAGGAGAAAACGTCAAAAAAATCTAAGTATGACTTAGATGAAGATGAAAATGGAAAAGCAAGTTTAGCAGATTACCGCAAGTCAAAATCATCAGACGATGATGACGACGATAAATTCATCAAACAGACCACGTTCCAGAGCTTGTTCCGTTACTTCAGAAAATAA
- a CDS encoding polyprenyl synthetase family protein, producing the protein MGDHLTTHDLLARVEELIGGELEQAERVFLSEVSSKHPYVHDVLQHITRFQGKRLRPILLLLSAAATGGIKESHYVLASVVEMIHLATLVHDDVLDDALIRRHVATVNSRWNNETSVLVGDFLFTHAFHLSASLGDARACRLIGRATNLVCEGELAQIYERGNLSLSEEQYLQIINGKTAELCAISTELGALYADADEQIVEALEDYGRALGVAFQITDDLLDLLGDEAQMGKSLGSDLQKEKLTLPLIRLLDQSSPEDQATIQEILSQPDQETKSRLAQFIKNSDAIEYAANRARDFAKQARESLKFCPPSPARQILEELTEFAIQRTI; encoded by the coding sequence ATGGGGGACCATCTTACGACACATGACCTGTTGGCACGTGTCGAAGAGTTAATTGGCGGTGAGCTGGAACAGGCAGAACGTGTTTTTTTGAGCGAAGTCAGCTCGAAACACCCTTATGTTCATGATGTTTTGCAGCATATTACCCGTTTTCAGGGAAAACGGCTGCGTCCCATTCTGTTGCTGCTTTCCGCTGCAGCCACGGGGGGCATCAAAGAGAGTCACTATGTACTGGCCTCTGTTGTTGAGATGATTCATCTGGCCACGCTGGTGCATGATGATGTTCTGGATGACGCGCTCATCCGCCGTCATGTTGCGACTGTCAACTCACGCTGGAATAATGAAACCAGTGTTCTGGTCGGAGACTTTTTATTCACACACGCTTTTCATTTGAGTGCCAGTCTGGGTGATGCCCGCGCCTGCCGTCTGATTGGTCGTGCCACGAATCTGGTTTGTGAAGGCGAACTGGCCCAGATCTATGAGCGGGGAAATCTGAGTCTTTCCGAAGAGCAGTACCTGCAGATCATCAATGGGAAAACAGCCGAGTTGTGTGCCATCAGTACTGAGCTCGGAGCCCTGTATGCGGACGCGGATGAGCAAATTGTCGAAGCCCTGGAAGATTATGGTCGTGCGCTTGGCGTGGCTTTCCAGATTACCGACGATTTGCTGGATTTGCTGGGCGATGAAGCACAAATGGGAAAATCGCTGGGTTCCGATCTGCAAAAAGAGAAACTGACTCTGCCTTTGATTCGGTTGCTGGATCAAAGCAGTCCGGAGGACCAGGCTACGATTCAGGAAATCCTGTCACAGCCAGATCAAGAGACCAAATCACGTCTGGCTCAATTCATTAAAAACAGTGATGCCATCGAGTACGCCGCGAATCGGGCGCGTGACTTCGCAAAACAGGCCCGGGAATCGCTCAAATTTTGTCCCCCATCACCGGCCAGACAGATTCTTGAGGAACTGACAGAATTTGCGATCCAGAGAACGATCTAA